One Eriocheir sinensis breed Jianghai 21 unplaced genomic scaffold, ASM2467909v1 Scaffold135, whole genome shotgun sequence genomic window carries:
- the LOC126989868 gene encoding uncharacterized protein LOC126989868 — protein sequence MMREQHGGKFDAEEYLRLLQEAGTEKKRGGCPQNPIRSRFCSFSSDPVQNDCIWRAVVRGENAASYRRKIDYGSLHRFYQETSWLGSSNASLSLTSAGSQREGDGDSFEKRLHINYGHVTQGPPPPTTSSAVIGWRSSLPELRLERYGNRPRRCPKIDSSNTAGSCSVSLTT from the exons ATGATGCGAGAACAACACGGCGGCAAGTTTGATGCCGAGGAGTATCTGAGGCTGCTGCAGGAGGCGGGGACGGAGAAGAAGCGAGGCGGCTGCCCCCAGAACCCCATCAGGAGCcgcttctgctccttctccagCGACCCGGTGCAGAACGACTGTATCTG GCGGGCTGTGGTGCGAGGAGAAAACGCTGCATCGTACAGGAGGAAAATAGACTACGGCTCCCTGCACCGGTTCTACCAG GAGACTTCATGGCTCGGCAGCAGCAATGCTAGTCTCTCGCTGACTTCCGCGGGTAGCCAAAGAGAAGGTGATGGTGATTCCTTCGAGAAGCGGCTGCACATCAACTACGGTCACGTCACACAGGGTCCCCCGCCCCCGACTACTTCCAGCG CGGTCATCGGTTGGCGCTCATCGCTGCCAGAACTTCGCCTAGAGCGCTATGGAAATAGGCCTCGAAGGTGTCCCAAAATAGATTCTTCAAACACTGCTGGGTCCTGCTCCGTCTCACTTACGACATAG